One region of Eriocheir sinensis breed Jianghai 21 chromosome 36, ASM2467909v1, whole genome shotgun sequence genomic DNA includes:
- the LOC127007967 gene encoding serine/threonine-protein phosphatase CPPED1-like, producing MPDSQQEFLIATKNRTFVPLDSPEQEEWQGSFTFIQAADTQLGLQERYVEKLTSPGWSKEIAWTKQMVRDINLMSPPPKFLVICGDLIDAYPYPDQEDTRKMQESDLKKELTALNIPLVCVCGNHDVGDSPTAATVHTYRASFGDDYFSFFCGGVYFLAVNSQYWEDSTQCQDLAAQHEAWLDARLAEVKAKEPLHVVVFQHIPLFISDIDEPKQYFNIQPKLRKEILDKFKKAGVKYIFCGHYHRNAGGKYGDLELVVTSAVGAQLGHDDHGYRVVRVTKEKLDHQYCSLGTTHVQK from the coding sequence ATGCCCGATTCACAACAAGAGTTTTTAATAGCCACGAAAAATCGAACATTCGTTCCCTTGGACAGCCCGGAGCAGGAAGAGTGGCAAGGCTCGTTCACGTTCATCCAGGCGGCGGACACACAGCTCGGCCTGCAGGAGCGGTACGTGGAGAAGCTCACGAGCCCCGGATGGAGCAAGGAGATAGCATGGACCAAACAAATGGTTCGAGACATAAACCTAATGAGCCCACCGCCGAAGTTCCTCGTCATCTGCGGGGATTTGATAGACGCCTACCCCTACCCCGACCAGGAAGACACTAGGAAAATGCAGGAGAGTGACTTGAAGAAGGAACTGACGGCACTTAACAtacccctcgtgtgtgtgtgtgggaaccaTGATGTCGGCGATTcgcccaccgccgccaccgtgcACACCTACAGGGCCTCCTTCGGGGACGACTACTTCAGCTTCTTCTGCGGCGGCGTTTACTTCCTGGCGGTGAACTCGCAGTACTGGGAGGACTCCACCCAGTGTCAGGACCTGGCTGCCCAGCACGAGGCCTGGCTGGACGCGCGGTTGGCGGAGGTGAAGGCGAAGGAGCCGCTGCACGTCGTGGTGTTTCAACACATCCCTCTGTTTATAAGCGACATCGACGAGCCTAAACAATACTTCAATATTCAACCCAAACTTAGAAAGGAAATATTAGACAAATTTAAGAAAGCAGGAGTAAAATACATCTTTTGTGGACATTACCACCGCAATGCAGGTGGAAAATACGGTGACCTGGAGCTGGTGGTGACCTCGGCAGTGGGCGCCCAGCTAGGTCACGACGACCATGGCTATAGAGTGGTCAGGGTCACCAAGGAAAAGCTGGACCACCAGTATTGTAGCCTTGGGACTACACATGTGCAGAAGTAA